CAGGGGTACAATTGGGATGGTTAATTAATCCACAACAACAGCAAGTAGAGATTTATCGCCAAGGACAAAATGTGGAAGTGCGAAACCTTCCCGCAGAATTATCAGGTGAAGATGTATTGCCAGGATTTAGCTTGAGTTTATCTCGTTATTAATGTTTCCTGAAAATTAAAACTCTAAGGATGCAAAGCTGCCATTTTTAGTTCCCAGGTTGAACCTGGGAACTAGAACAACGAGAATATTTAGTAATTTCAACTCAAACTTAAGCAGTAACAGCTTTTTCTAATATCAACTTAGAACGCTTTACTGTTTCTGGAATTGCAATGGGATAATCGCCGTTAAAACAAGCAGAACAGAAATTGTTGGTATCTTCACCTGTAGATTTCAACATCCCTTCTATGCTGAGGTAAGCTAGTGTATCTACACCGATAAGTTGAGCTATTTCTTCTACTGATTTAGTAGCAGCAATTAACTGGTCTTGGGTATCAGTATCAATACCGTAGAAGCAGGGGTGAGTTACTGGGGGTGATGAAATTCTCATATGCACTTCAGTTGCACCAGCATCACGTAAAGCTTTAACAATTTTACGGCTAGTGGTTCCCCGAACGATGGAATCATCAATAATGACGACTCGCTTACCTGCTAATACATCTTTTAAGGGGTTAAGCTTCATTTTAATTCCAGACTCGCGCATTGCTTGAGTTGGCTGGATGAAGGTGCGACCAACGTAGCGGTTTTTAATTAAACCTTCAGCATAGGTAATTCCAGAGGATTGTGCAAAGCCAATCGCTGCTGGAATACCAGAATCAGGTACACCAATGACAATATCAGCGTCTATTGGAGATTCTGCTGCGAGTTGACGACCTAAGCGCATCCTGTAGCTATATAAAGTTTCGTCATGTACGACGCTATCAGGACGCGCAAAGTAAATCATTTCAAATATGCAAAGCTTGCGCTGTGGTTCTTTACTCCAGTGGAAGGAAGCTAAACCGTCGTCGGTAATCCAAACTAATTCCCCTGGTTCTACATCGCGTAGATATTCTGCACCGATGATATCTAAGCCGCAGGTTTCAGAAGCGAGAACGTAACGCTGAGGGCTACCTTCCAAAATACCAATTACTAGGGGACGAATACCATTTGGGTCACGTGCGCCCATTAAGCCAGCAGGTGTACCAATTACTAAACTAAATGCGCCTTGGCATTGGTGAAAGGCACGAATTGCCCCTTCTAACCAATCTTGACCTTCATTTACTTGTTCGGCGATCGCAAATGCAATCATTTCGGAATCTGTTGTCGTGATTAAGTTACAGTCGCGCTTCAGTAACTCTTCTCTTAATGTTGTTGTATTGACAAGATTTCCGTTATGTGCTAAAGCGAGTTTACCTAAGCGAGTTTCTACAACAGCAGGCTGGGCATTGACTACTTTACTAGAACCAGTTGTAGAGTAACGGGTATGACCAACTGCCATATCCCCAGGCATCTGACTCAATATAGATTCATTAAAAACATGGGAAACTAGCCCCATGCCTTTGTATAAATTTACCTCTTCGCCTTGAAAGGTAGCAATGCCAGCAGATTCCTGACCTCGGTGTTGGAGTGCATAAAGCCCAAAGTAAGTAAGTTTGGTAACGTCTTCCCCTGGTGCATAGATACCGAAAACACCACAGGCTTCCTCTGGCTTGTCTGGTCGAGTGTCCTGGGAATTAACAGAATACTCGTCAGAAGAGAAGGAATGGTTGGGAATCATGCTACGGTTTTGCTCCTAATAGGACGGGTGATCAGATAAATTGCTATATCTAAGGAAAGATTCAGATATATTTATTTAGGTTAATATTTCTTAAACAATACACTACTCAACCTTAACCTATCTGGCAACGGATGGGGTAACGGTTTTGGCAAGGGATTTTGTAACGGATGTAACGGATGGGGGGTTGGTGGGTGGTTTAGGATTAAGGTTTTAAGAGATAATTTATCCGTTACATCTGTTAGGTTGTATGTTACTTAAGTAGTTAGACGGCGTTCGATGCAGTTAGACCAGCAATCGCTCATCTCTGTAATGCTAACGTTGAGTAGGGTGGTGTTGTCAGCCGTAATAACTCGGAAGTTTCCGTCTGTTTTGGCTACTTGACCGATTTTTTGCCAATTTTTACTCAGTTTTTCTTCAAGGTAAGTTTCCCAAGCTGTTTGTTGTTCTGGGGAAACGGATACGATGATTCTTGCTCCACCTTCGCCAAATAGTAAGGTATCCCAGCGTAGTGAGGCATTTGAGGGTAAGTCTAGGTTAATTTCTGCTCCTAGATTACCACTGATGCAGGATTCGGCAAGTGCGATCGCAATTCCACCTTCAGAGCTATCATGGGCTGAATGAATCCAACTTTGATGGATACCTTCACGGCAAACTGCTTGGACACGCTGTTCTAATTCAAAATCAACTTGTGGCGGTTGTCCCGCAACGGTTCCGTGTATTGCTGCTAGATATTCTGAACCTCCCAAAGTTACGTTTTTGGCTGTATCTAGCTTTTCTCCTAAAAGATAAATTAAATCTCCTTCAGACTGCCAAGCTTGACCGCAAACTTTGTGAATATCAGCAACTAATCCGACCATGCCAATAACGGGGGTAGGATAAATCGGTTGGGGTGTACCTGTAGAATCAACAGTTTCGTTGTATAGGGAAACATTTCCACCTGTTACCGGAGTTTGGAATTCTCTGCAAGCGTCGGCAATTCCTCGACAAGCTTCTGCTAATTGCCAATAACCTACAGGTTTTTCGGGACTAGCAAAATTTAAGTTATCTGTAACTGCTATAGGTTCCGCACCCACACAGCTAAGATTACGTGCAGCTTCAGCTACAACTGCTTTTGCACCTTCATAAGGGTTTAGGTATACATAGCGGGAATTGCAATCTACTGTTGCAGCTACACCTGTTTGATGTAAAGTACCTTCTTTTACACCTGTTAACGGGGTTTCCAGTGGACGCACTCTGATTACAGCAGCATCAGCACCACCAGGAACAAGTACTGTATTATTCTGCACCTGATGGTCATATTGGCGATAAACCCAACGTTTTGAAGCAATTGTTGGGGTATCTAATAGCTGTAACAGAACATCATTCCAAGTTTTCGCGCTGCCTTGAATTTCAATTCTATTAACTGTAGCAGGAGGTAAATTATCGGGTGTCCATTCCCAAGCTTGACGGGCATATTCTGGTGCTTCAGCGAGTAATTCCCGATGATAAATTGGTGTATTATCTGACAAAGCTGTTGCTGGTATTTCTGCTGCAACGTCACCTTTAAATAAAATTCGGACTATTGGTTCTGCAATAACTGTGCCAGCTACTACCGCTTGTAAACCCCAACGGTGGAAAATATCAATTAATTCTTGTTCACGTCCTTTGTGAGCAACAAATAACATTCTTTCTTGGGATTCAGACAATAAATATTCATAAGGAACCATCCCAGTTTCGCGTACTGGAATTTTGTCTAAATCAAATTCAATTCCTACGCCACCTTTAGCTGCCATTTCTGCGGTAGAACAGGTAATTCCAGCCGCACCCATATCTTGTGCTGCTACTACTGCGCCAGTTTTAAATGCTTCTAAGCAAGCTTCAATTAAAGATTTTTCTAAAAATGGGTCGCCTACTTGTACTGCGGGACGGTCTTTTTCTGACTCATCAGTTAATTCTGCACTGGCAAAACTTGCACCACCCATGCCATCTCGTCCGGTGGTTGAGCCAACATATAATACGGGGTTGCCAAGACCAGATGCACCAGATTTAACAATTTCTGATGTTTCCATTAACCCTAGTGCCATTGCATTGACTAAGGGATTGCCAGAGTAGGCGGGGTCAAAATACACTTCACCGCCTACTGTGGGAACTCCAACGCAATTACCATAGTGAGATATTCCTTCTACTACGCCAGAGAATAACCTTTTAGTACGACCATCTTCTAAGGAACCGAAGCGGAGAGAATTTAAGATAGCAATGGGACGCGCACCCATTGTAAAGATGTCTCTTAATATACCACCTACTCCGGTGGCTGCTCCTTGAAATGGTTCTACGGCTGAGGGGTGGTTGTGAGATTCGATTTTAAAGGCTAGTTGTAATCCGTCGCCTAAGTCTACTACGCCAGCGTTTTCTCCTGGGCCAACGAGAATGCGATCGCCTTCTGTGGGAAATTGTTTGAGGAGTGGGCGAGAATTTTTATAACAGCAATGCTCAGACCACATTACGCCAAACATCCCTAGTTCAGCTTTGTTGGGGTGACGACCTAATCGCTGGACAATTTCTTCATATTCTTCGGGTTTGATACCTTCTGAAGTTATTTCTGCAAGCGAAAAGGGGGAAGAGGAGATGGCGGACATGGAAGCCTTGCATAAATTAGGACAAGCTTTTATTTTACTGACTTCTTAGCCATTCTCGGAACTGACGTAAAGCTGTAATGACTCCCAAGGTTTGACACTGCTCTAGAAACTCGATGACCCGACTAGCAGGTAATATGGGAAAACTGGGAGAACGATCGCATTCTAAATAATCGCCATTTTCTAATTGATAAAAACGTATTGTTCGACCATCATATATCCAGAGTTCTTTAACTCCCAAATCTGCATAAAGTTCTA
This genomic interval from Oculatellaceae cyanobacterium contains the following:
- the purF gene encoding amidophosphoribosyltransferase, translated to MIPNHSFSSDEYSVNSQDTRPDKPEEACGVFGIYAPGEDVTKLTYFGLYALQHRGQESAGIATFQGEEVNLYKGMGLVSHVFNESILSQMPGDMAVGHTRYSTTGSSKVVNAQPAVVETRLGKLALAHNGNLVNTTTLREELLKRDCNLITTTDSEMIAFAIAEQVNEGQDWLEGAIRAFHQCQGAFSLVIGTPAGLMGARDPNGIRPLVIGILEGSPQRYVLASETCGLDIIGAEYLRDVEPGELVWITDDGLASFHWSKEPQRKLCIFEMIYFARPDSVVHDETLYSYRMRLGRQLAAESPIDADIVIGVPDSGIPAAIGFAQSSGITYAEGLIKNRYVGRTFIQPTQAMRESGIKMKLNPLKDVLAGKRVVIIDDSIVRGTTSRKIVKALRDAGATEVHMRISSPPVTHPCFYGIDTDTQDQLIAATKSVEEIAQLIGVDTLAYLSIEGMLKSTGEDTNNFCSACFNGDYPIAIPETVKRSKLILEKAVTA
- the purL gene encoding phosphoribosylformylglycinamidine synthase subunit PurL; this translates as MSAISSSPFSLAEITSEGIKPEEYEEIVQRLGRHPNKAELGMFGVMWSEHCCYKNSRPLLKQFPTEGDRILVGPGENAGVVDLGDGLQLAFKIESHNHPSAVEPFQGAATGVGGILRDIFTMGARPIAILNSLRFGSLEDGRTKRLFSGVVEGISHYGNCVGVPTVGGEVYFDPAYSGNPLVNAMALGLMETSEIVKSGASGLGNPVLYVGSTTGRDGMGGASFASAELTDESEKDRPAVQVGDPFLEKSLIEACLEAFKTGAVVAAQDMGAAGITCSTAEMAAKGGVGIEFDLDKIPVRETGMVPYEYLLSESQERMLFVAHKGREQELIDIFHRWGLQAVVAGTVIAEPIVRILFKGDVAAEIPATALSDNTPIYHRELLAEAPEYARQAWEWTPDNLPPATVNRIEIQGSAKTWNDVLLQLLDTPTIASKRWVYRQYDHQVQNNTVLVPGGADAAVIRVRPLETPLTGVKEGTLHQTGVAATVDCNSRYVYLNPYEGAKAVVAEAARNLSCVGAEPIAVTDNLNFASPEKPVGYWQLAEACRGIADACREFQTPVTGGNVSLYNETVDSTGTPQPIYPTPVIGMVGLVADIHKVCGQAWQSEGDLIYLLGEKLDTAKNVTLGGSEYLAAIHGTVAGQPPQVDFELEQRVQAVCREGIHQSWIHSAHDSSEGGIAIALAESCISGNLGAEINLDLPSNASLRWDTLLFGEGGARIIVSVSPEQQTAWETYLEEKLSKNWQKIGQVAKTDGNFRVITADNTTLLNVSITEMSDCWSNCIERRLTT